DNA sequence from the Oxalobacteraceae sp. CFBP 8761 genome:
CACCGGCTGCGGCCGGTTGCCGGCAAAGTCGAAATCGAAGGCCTGGGCCGGCACCAGCGGACCGTGCGCGGCGAGCAGGGCCAGGCGCATGTCGCCATCGGTACCGCTCGCGGCCGGCAGCAGGATGTCGAGGGCGACGCCGCGCGCGGCGTAGCGGGTGAGCAGGATTTCTACAAGGTGCGCCAGGCGCTCGCGCGGCCAGGGCCATGGACCGAGTTCGCGCAGCGAGGCTTCATCGATATCGACGACCAGGATGCGCGCTTCGGGCGCAGTGCTGACCTGCAGGCGCAGAAACGCATCGCGCAGCCATTCATTGGGCAGGAAGGCCACCTGGTTGAGGCCAATCCGCGACCACCTGTTGTCAGATGGCGACACGCCCGCCGTGGTGCTCCACTGTGTCCAGAGAGTGACCATCAAAGCCAGCGCAGCGATGATCCAGCGGCCACGGGTACGTGCTTGCGTTCTCGGTTCAGCCACGCGCTGCGCTCTTGTCAAAGAATTGGTTGGTGAAGTGTAGTGACGCAGTATAACTGGTCGCATTGCCCGATTGCATTGTTTATTTGGAAATATCGCACACTGAAATGCCCATATCGGCACGGTTCCTTTACGATAGAATGTGATAACCGTCACAGCAGCGCGTCAAGGCGACGCGGTACAGTGGGAAGGAAAGGGGTCTATCTTGCACAAATTATTCATTACCGCCACGCTTGCATGCGCCGCGCAGTTTGCCCATGCCGCCGAGGCGGGCAAGATCATTTTCGTAACCGGCGCAGCCTCGGCCGGCGAGCGCGCGGCCGTCGAAGGCGCGCGCGTCGAAGAAGGGCAGATGCTGTCCACGGGCGCCGATGGTTATATGTATGTGAAGACAGCCGACAATGGCCTCTTCATCCTGCGCCCACAGACCCGGGCCCGCATCGTCACGTACCAGATCGACAAGCAGAACCCCGCCAACACCCGCGTCAAGTTCGAGCTGCTCAGTGGTACCGCGCGCAGCAAGTCGGGCGAGGCCGTCAAGCAGGCGCGCCAGAACTTCCGCTTCAATACGCCCGTGGCGGCCATCGGCGTGCGCGGCACCGATTTCACGGTCACGACCGACAACGACACGTCGCGCGTCTCCGTGTTTTCGGGCGGCGTCGTCGTGAGCGGCTTCGTGGGCAGTTGCCGGCCAGACGGGGCAGGGCCGTGCGAAGGCGGTGCCAGCCGTGAACTGAGCGCGGCCCAGCGCGGGCAACTCGTGCAGGTCACGCGTGGCCAGGCTGCGCCGCAGGTGCTTGAAGCGGGCGGCCAGAGCCCGGACCAGGCCGCCCCGCCGCGTCCCGATGAACCCCTGACCAAGAAGGATGCCGACCAGCCAAAGGTCAATGTCGAGGTAGCCAAGAACATCGGCCTGAACACCGCCATCGACAAGGTCGTCAATCCTGGGCCTGCCGAGCCGGCGAACCCGCCGGTCGACCTGCCTGACGTGGAAACGCCGGTCGTGGTGGTCCCGGTGCCTGAAACCCCGGTCACGCCAGGGCCTGCGCCAACGCCGGTACCCGAGACGCCGGTGTCGCCGCTGCCGCCGGTCGGTGTGCCGAA
Encoded proteins:
- a CDS encoding FecR domain-containing protein, which translates into the protein MHKLFITATLACAAQFAHAAEAGKIIFVTGAASAGERAAVEGARVEEGQMLSTGADGYMYVKTADNGLFILRPQTRARIVTYQIDKQNPANTRVKFELLSGTARSKSGEAVKQARQNFRFNTPVAAIGVRGTDFTVTTDNDTSRVSVFSGGVVVSGFVGSCRPDGAGPCEGGASRELSAAQRGQLVQVTRGQAAPQVLEAGGQSPDQAAPPRPDEPLTKKDADQPKVNVEVAKNIGLNTAIDKVVNPGPAEPANPPVDLPDVETPVVVVPVPETPVTPGPAPTPVPETPVSPLPPVGVPNPAERFAIWGRWQPVNGDAAPFDFAAQDAKNERIALNGYFALFRTPGKEYVAPNNGSVGFSLRSSEAYVMTEYGNGIIVTAPATLSNGALNVDFAKRSFNTNMDLTTRSDIVKLRGDGTVSSDGRLRGDAAGRQGYLNIQGLLTNERGSSSTAATIFDGRIDDRRTVNGGATWR